In Chitinophaga oryzae, the sequence CTTTTACCTGTTGAACGAGGGGAACATGGGCAGCAACAAGGCTACCCTGGATTTCTTTGACTTCAGTGCAGGCGTGTACAAAAAAAATATCTATGCAGAGGCTAATCCCACGGTAGTAAAAGAGCTGGGCGATGTGGGCAACGATATCCGTATTTACGGCAGCAAGCTGTATGCCGTGATCAATGTGTCCAACAAGGTGGAGGTGATGGATGCCGCTACTGCTAAACGTATCAGGCAGATAGACCTGCTCAACTGCCGGTATATCACCTTCGCTAACGGGAAAGCCTATATCAGTTCCTATGCGGGCCCGGTGGTGATAGATCCCCGTTCACCCCTTGGCATCGTGGCGGAAGTGGATACGGCCACGCTGCAGATTACCCGTAAGATCGAAGTAGGTTATCAGCCGGAGGAGATGGCCGTAGTTGGCAACAAGTTATATGTGGCCAATTCCGGTGGCTACCGGCCGCCGGGCTACGACAGCACCGTGTCCGTGATCGACCTGGCCACTTTTAAAGAGATCAAAAAAATCCATGTGGACATCAACCTGCACCGGCTGAAGGCCGACAGCGAAGGCGATCTGTATGTGACCAGCAGGGGAGACTACTACCAGCGGCCCTCCGCCTTGTATGTGGTGGACACCAAAACCGATGCAGTGAAAAAACGGTTTGCCGTTGCAGCCAGCAATATCTGCATCTCCGGCGATACCTGTTACCTGTATGGCTCTGAATACAGCTATATCAGCGCCTCCTGGAAAATCAACTACGGGATGATCAACGTAAAAACAGAGACGATGTTACCGGGTAATTTTATCACCGATGGCACGGAAAAAAATATAAAAATGCCTTATGGCATCATGGTGGACCCGGAGACAAAAGACATCTACGTAACAGATGCCCGTGATTATGTATCTCCCGGTATCCTGTATTGTTTTGATAAAAGTGGTAAAAAGAAGTGGTCGGTAGTTACCGGCGATATTCCTGCGCACTTTGCCTTCCTTCCTGCAAACAAATAAAAACCAACCATTATGAAACATACACTTTTACCCGTTTCCGTGCTGGCTGTCCTCCTGGCCGGCAGCTGTTCCAAATCTGAAGACACACCGGCCACTGCGCCGGATGTAACGGTCAACACACCACAGGGTGGCGTGTCTACGGCTAACATGAAAATCGTACGCCTCACCGCTACCGTGAAAAACGAAAGCGCGGGTACCACCTTCCTCTGGAAAACAGGTAACGATACGATCGCCTCCACCAAAGAGCTGGTACATGCCTTTACGAAAGCAGGCGAGTATACCCTGACATTCATCGCAAAAAATGCCGCCGGCGAAAAGCGTGTAGATGTTCCCGTTAAAGTCACTGCGGGCACCTACACCAACGGCGTGGCGCGCGTGTTTGATTACCTGCCGGCTCCCGGGCAGTTCGTGCATGACCTGCCGAAATGGGAAACGGGCGATGATCAGGCGAAAATGACCGCCAAAGCGGAAGAGTCGCTGAAAAGCGGTAACATGATACACCTCGGCGGATTCGGCGGTTATGTGGTGATGGGTTTTG encodes:
- a CDS encoding YncE family protein; its protein translation is MIKQLRFAGVAAALTSLGIAGCRTGNDIVPPVITPVDTPVAHQQYKGFYLLNEGNMGSNKATLDFFDFSAGVYKKNIYAEANPTVVKELGDVGNDIRIYGSKLYAVINVSNKVEVMDAATAKRIRQIDLLNCRYITFANGKAYISSYAGPVVIDPRSPLGIVAEVDTATLQITRKIEVGYQPEEMAVVGNKLYVANSGGYRPPGYDSTVSVIDLATFKEIKKIHVDINLHRLKADSEGDLYVTSRGDYYQRPSALYVVDTKTDAVKKRFAVAASNICISGDTCYLYGSEYSYISASWKINYGMINVKTETMLPGNFITDGTEKNIKMPYGIMVDPETKDIYVTDARDYVSPGILYCFDKSGKKKWSVVTGDIPAHFAFLPANK